A part of Pieris napi chromosome 9, ilPieNapi1.2, whole genome shotgun sequence genomic DNA contains:
- the LOC125052264 gene encoding calpain-A-like isoform X3 encodes MVNMAQNGGDFGAILQGAGKQIFNQGGQALLNYGAQALGNIINEVFQKKEAEQKRFLPSIKNYKVLGESRPSSFGPASYQDFKEIKSSCLAEGRLFEDPEFPATDRSLYYKERLDRPITWLRPGEIVNDPQLFVEGYSRFDVQQGELGDCWLLAAVANLTLYRKLFFQVVPDDQSFDEEYAGVFHFRFWQYGRWVDVVIDDRLPTYRGKLVFLHSSETNEFWSALLEKAYAKLHGSYEALKGGSTCEAMEDFTGGVTEMYEMNDPPPNLYTILLKAYERNSLMGCSIEPDPNVLEAETPVGLIRGHAYSVTRVKYVDIETPGRSGKIPLLRLRNPWGNEAEWNGPWSDKSPEWRFIPESEKEELGLTFDDDGEFWMAFKDFCQHFDRLEICNLNPDSLDPAECPEGCTKKWEMSVFEGEWVRGVTAGGCRNYLESFWKNPQYTVTLKDPDEDDEENKCTIIVALMQKNRRSQRHQGLECLTIGFAVYRLPDYGHVPKPLDVNFFKYNASVGRSQAFINLREVSARFKLEQGRYVIVPSTFEPNDEGEFLLRVFSEKDNNMTENDEDVGMGEVDDRVKDVLPSQPEPADPVRQFFDRLAGDDGEVDWQELKEILDYAMREEMAMRHGAAYDGGGSPQVAEQSCLEQLLCALCAPICKEIGVDLQQVAQQNQEQVHLNQPQPQELRGQGFSKDVCRSMIAMLDKDNSGGLGFEEFKSLWIDLRQWRAVFRLYDTEGRSAIPAQHLRDALHSAGYTVNAHVLNVLAHRYGTSDGYIQFDDFIMCAVRLKTMIETFKGRSSGGEYATFSLDEWLNRTVYS; translated from the exons CTCGGGGAATCACGACCATCATCATTTGGTCCGGCATCATACCAGGATTTCAAGGAGATCAAATCCAGTTGTCTGGCCGAAGGAAGACTATTTGAGGACCCTGAGTTTCCAGCAACTGACCGGAGTCTGTACTACAAGGAGAGGTTGGACCGCCCCATCACTTGGTTGAGACCTGGG GAAATCGTAAACGATCCACAACTCTTCGTGGAGGGCTACAGCCGATTCGACGTGCAACAAGGAGAGCTTGGGGATTGCTGGCTTTTAGCTGCCGTCGCCAATCTCACGCTGTATAGGAA ACTCTTCTTCCAAGTTGTTCCGGATGATCAGAGCTTCGACGAAGAGTACGCTGGCGTGTTTCATTTTCG TTTCTGGCAGTACGGTCGCTGGGTGGACGTGGTGATAGATGACCGTCTACCAACGTACAGAGGGAAACTGGTCTTCTTACATTCTTCGGAGACCAATGAGTTCTGGAGCGCTTTGCTGGAGAAGGCGTATGCCAA GCTCCATGGATCGTACGAGGCCCTCAAAGGCGGCTCCACGTGCGAAGCTATGGAGGACTTCACGGGTGGAGTCACGGAGATGTATGAGATGAATGATCCGCCACCGAATCTCTACACTATACTGTTGAAGGCCTATGAACGGAATTCCCTTATGGGGTGCAGTATTGAG CCGGATCCGAATGTCCTGGAAGCGGAAACGCCAGTAGGTCTTATCCGGGGTCACGCGTACTCTGTGACCCGGGTGAAATATGTGGACATAGAGACCCCGGGGAGGTCTGGAAAGATTCCTTTACTGCGTCTGCGCAACCCGTGGGGTAATGAGGCAGAATGGAACGGACCCTGGAGTGATAA GTCACCAGAATGGCGTTTCATACCCGAATCGGAGAAAGAAGAGTTGGGCCTAACGTTTGACGATGATGGTGAATTCTGGATGGCTTTCAAGGACTTTTGTCAGCACTTTGACCG CCTGGAAATATGCAACTTGAATCCCGATTCTCTGGACCCAGCCGAGTGCCCCGAAGGATGTACCAAGAAATGGGAAATGTCCGTGTTCGAGGGGGAGTGGGTTCGAG GTGTAACAGCCGGTGGTTGCAGGAATTATCTGGAGTCGTTTTGGAAGAACCCACAATATACGGTCACTTTGAAAGACCCTGATGAGGATGATGAAGAAAATAAGTGTACT ATAATCGTAGCGCTCATGCAAAAGAACCGTCGGTCCCAACGGCACCAGGGACTCGAGTGCCTCACCATCGGATTCGCAGTCTACCGCCTCCCGGACTACGGACACGTGCCCAAGCCCCTCGACGTCAACTTCTTCAAATATAATGCTTCTGTTGGACGCTCGCAGGCGTTTATCAATCTGCGTGAAGTTAGCGCTAG aTTTAAGTTGGAACAAGGCCGATACGTCATAGTTCCGTCCACCTTCGAACCGAACGATGAGGGAGAATTCCTTCTTCGAGTCTTCTCTGAGAAGGACAACAATATGAC TGAGAATGACGAAGATGTTGGCATGGGAGAAGTTGATGATAGg GTGAAAGACGTCCTTCCCTCTCAACCGGAGCCGGCTGATCCTGTGAGGCAGTTCTTTGACCGTCTCGCTGGTGATGACGGAGAAGTAGACTGGCAGGAACTGAAAGAGATCCTGGATTACGCCATGAGAGAGG AAATGGCAATGCGTCACGGCGCTGCATACGATGGCGGAGGGAGTCCCCAAGTTGCAGAGCAGAGTTGCCTAGAGCAGTTGCTCTGTGCACTCTGCGCACCCATTTGCAAGGAGATCGGGGTCGACTTGCAACAAGTAGCCCAACAGAATCAGGAACAGGTGCATTTGAATCAGCCACAGCCGCAAG AACTCCGCGGTCAGGGTTTCTCGAAGGATGTATGTAGGAGTATGATCGCAATGCTCGATAAAGACAACTCGGGCGGACTCGGCTTTGAGGAGTTCAAATCGCTTTGGATCGACTTGCGACAGTGGAGG GCGGTGTTCCGTCTTTACGACACTGAGGGTCGTAGCGCAATACCAGCTCAGCATTTAAGGGACGCTCTACACTCTGCCGGGTACACGGTCAACGCGCACGTCCTTAATGTTTTGGCTCACAG atacGGAACAAGTGATGGCTACATTCAGTTCGATGATTTCATTATGTGCGCTGTGCGACTCAAAACTATGATTG aaACCTTCAAAGGAAGATCTTCGGGGGGCGAATACGCTACGTTTTCCCTAGACGAATGGTTGAATCGCACAGTCTACTCATAG
- the LOC125052264 gene encoding calpain-B-like isoform X5, protein MVNMAQNGGDFGAILQGAGKQIFNQGGQALLNYGAQALGNIINEVFQKKEAEQKRFLPSIKNYKVLGESRPSSFGPASYQDFKEIKSSCLAEGRLFEDPEFPATDRSLYYKERLDRPITWLRPGEIVNDPQLFVEGYSRFDVQQGELGDCWLLAAVANLTLYRKLFFQVVPDDQSFDEEYAGVFHFRFWQYGRWVDVVIDDRLPTYRGKLVFLHSSETNEFWSALLEKAYAKLHGSYEALKGGSTCEAMEDFTGGVTEMYEMNDPPPNLYTILLKAYERNSLMGCSIEPDPNVLEAETPVGLIRGHAYSVTRVKYVDIETPGRSGKIPLLRLRNPWGNEAEWNGPWSDKSPEWRFIPESEKEELGLTFDDDGEFWMAFKDFCQHFDRLEICNLNPDSLDPAECPEGCTKKWEMSVFEGEWVRGVTAGGCRNYLESFWKNPQYTVTLKDPDEDDEENKCTIIVALMQKNRRSQRHQGLECLTIGFAVYRLPDYGHVPKPLDVNFFKYNASVGRSQAFINLREVSARFKLEQGRYVIVPSTFEPNDEGEFLLRVFSEKDNNMTENDEDVGMGEVDDRVKDVLPSQPEPADPVRQFFDRLAGDDGEVDWQELKEILDYAMREELRGQGFSKDVCRSMIAMLDKDNSGGLGFEEFKSLWIDLRQWRAVFRLYDTEGRSAIPAQHLRDALHSAGYTVNAHVLNVLAHRYGTSDGYIQFDDFIMCAVRLKTMIETFKGRSSGGEYATFSLDEWLNRTVYS, encoded by the exons CTCGGGGAATCACGACCATCATCATTTGGTCCGGCATCATACCAGGATTTCAAGGAGATCAAATCCAGTTGTCTGGCCGAAGGAAGACTATTTGAGGACCCTGAGTTTCCAGCAACTGACCGGAGTCTGTACTACAAGGAGAGGTTGGACCGCCCCATCACTTGGTTGAGACCTGGG GAAATCGTAAACGATCCACAACTCTTCGTGGAGGGCTACAGCCGATTCGACGTGCAACAAGGAGAGCTTGGGGATTGCTGGCTTTTAGCTGCCGTCGCCAATCTCACGCTGTATAGGAA ACTCTTCTTCCAAGTTGTTCCGGATGATCAGAGCTTCGACGAAGAGTACGCTGGCGTGTTTCATTTTCG TTTCTGGCAGTACGGTCGCTGGGTGGACGTGGTGATAGATGACCGTCTACCAACGTACAGAGGGAAACTGGTCTTCTTACATTCTTCGGAGACCAATGAGTTCTGGAGCGCTTTGCTGGAGAAGGCGTATGCCAA GCTCCATGGATCGTACGAGGCCCTCAAAGGCGGCTCCACGTGCGAAGCTATGGAGGACTTCACGGGTGGAGTCACGGAGATGTATGAGATGAATGATCCGCCACCGAATCTCTACACTATACTGTTGAAGGCCTATGAACGGAATTCCCTTATGGGGTGCAGTATTGAG CCGGATCCGAATGTCCTGGAAGCGGAAACGCCAGTAGGTCTTATCCGGGGTCACGCGTACTCTGTGACCCGGGTGAAATATGTGGACATAGAGACCCCGGGGAGGTCTGGAAAGATTCCTTTACTGCGTCTGCGCAACCCGTGGGGTAATGAGGCAGAATGGAACGGACCCTGGAGTGATAA GTCACCAGAATGGCGTTTCATACCCGAATCGGAGAAAGAAGAGTTGGGCCTAACGTTTGACGATGATGGTGAATTCTGGATGGCTTTCAAGGACTTTTGTCAGCACTTTGACCG CCTGGAAATATGCAACTTGAATCCCGATTCTCTGGACCCAGCCGAGTGCCCCGAAGGATGTACCAAGAAATGGGAAATGTCCGTGTTCGAGGGGGAGTGGGTTCGAG GTGTAACAGCCGGTGGTTGCAGGAATTATCTGGAGTCGTTTTGGAAGAACCCACAATATACGGTCACTTTGAAAGACCCTGATGAGGATGATGAAGAAAATAAGTGTACT ATAATCGTAGCGCTCATGCAAAAGAACCGTCGGTCCCAACGGCACCAGGGACTCGAGTGCCTCACCATCGGATTCGCAGTCTACCGCCTCCCGGACTACGGACACGTGCCCAAGCCCCTCGACGTCAACTTCTTCAAATATAATGCTTCTGTTGGACGCTCGCAGGCGTTTATCAATCTGCGTGAAGTTAGCGCTAG aTTTAAGTTGGAACAAGGCCGATACGTCATAGTTCCGTCCACCTTCGAACCGAACGATGAGGGAGAATTCCTTCTTCGAGTCTTCTCTGAGAAGGACAACAATATGAC TGAGAATGACGAAGATGTTGGCATGGGAGAAGTTGATGATAGg GTGAAAGACGTCCTTCCCTCTCAACCGGAGCCGGCTGATCCTGTGAGGCAGTTCTTTGACCGTCTCGCTGGTGATGACGGAGAAGTAGACTGGCAGGAACTGAAAGAGATCCTGGATTACGCCATGAGAGAGG AACTCCGCGGTCAGGGTTTCTCGAAGGATGTATGTAGGAGTATGATCGCAATGCTCGATAAAGACAACTCGGGCGGACTCGGCTTTGAGGAGTTCAAATCGCTTTGGATCGACTTGCGACAGTGGAGG GCGGTGTTCCGTCTTTACGACACTGAGGGTCGTAGCGCAATACCAGCTCAGCATTTAAGGGACGCTCTACACTCTGCCGGGTACACGGTCAACGCGCACGTCCTTAATGTTTTGGCTCACAG atacGGAACAAGTGATGGCTACATTCAGTTCGATGATTTCATTATGTGCGCTGTGCGACTCAAAACTATGATTG aaACCTTCAAAGGAAGATCTTCGGGGGGCGAATACGCTACGTTTTCCCTAGACGAATGGTTGAATCGCACAGTCTACTCATAG
- the LOC125052687 gene encoding uncharacterized protein LOC125052687 isoform X2 has translation MQPAPKGLKKCFIKLSPRLNLQNVIKKINDASFGHYKLLVTPCNEPIPEQKRKKPRVLPDLLRKKMQIPIELSPKEVIINVHNEMVRELEYKYTGLFNLSKKTDHKLMENLCIVIAERLKKVASSFKRMDSPFHLSLAYRKAYPHFGDFQLLLATLHGIEDAEALPRSQINEKELMSTVNQQFLIGNVPIEKAQETCRKYSARIVKKVVEHINKLKTEVEDPENPEVGVAKAKVRQQLKRLEQFLPDIVNEVVNKHFLPKLPMYQKVRIYGEPYMPNRAITEPLFKSFFIKRFARSEKMFNMLSCVVPRQNYNKLLAKDNISLADCKLVIRGEDIEKYSIPEEIKQDLAQSLDQGGADVEMVETWEKW, from the exons ATGCAACCAGCTCCAAAGGGCCtcaagaaatgttttattaagttGTCCCCGCGGCTGAACCTACAGAatgttattaagaaaattaacgATGCCAGTTTTGGTCATTACAAATTGTTGGTGACTCCTTGCAATGAGCCTATACCA GAACAGAAAAGAAAGAAACCTAGGGTTTTGCCAGACCTTCTACGTAAGAAAATGCAGATTCCAATTGAACTATCACCAAAAGAG GTTATTATTAATGTTCACAATGAGATGGTGCGGGAGTTAGAATATAAGTATACTGGACTGTTTAATTTGAGCAAGAAGACCGATCATAAACTCATGGAAAATTTATGCATT GTAATAGCGGAgagattaaaaaaagtagcgTCGTCTTTTAAAAGGATGGATTCTCCGTTTCATTTGAGTTTAGCGTACAGAAAGGCGTATCCGCACTTCGGGGACTTCCAATTACTGTTGGCGACGTTACACGGGATCGAAGATGCGGAAGCGTTGCCGCGATCGCAAATTAACGAGAAAGAACTCATGTCTACAGTGAATCAGCAATTTC TGATCGGCAACGTTCCGATAGAAAAGGCTCAAGAAACTTGCAGAAAGTATTCCGCTCGTATTGTAAAGAAG GTAGTCgagcatataaataaattgaagacTGAAGTTGAAGATCCGGAAAATCCCGAAGTGGGAGTGGCTAAAGCAAAAGTTAGGCAACAGCTGAAGAGGCTTGAACAATTTCTGCCCGAt atagtCAATGAAGTTGTAAACAAACACTTTTTACCTAAATTACCTATGTATCAAAAGGTCCGG ATTTACGGCGAGCCATACATGCCAAATCGTGCTATTACCGAACCATTATTTAAGAGTTTCTTTATCAAGAGATTCGCAAGATCTgagaaaatgtttaatatgcTTTCGTGTGTAGTGCCGAGACAAAACTATAACAAATTGTTAGCTAAGGATAACATTTCTTTGG CTGATTGTAAACTGGTGATACGCGGAGAAGATATTGAGAAGTACTCAATTCCAGAGGAAATAAAACAAGATCTAGCTCAAAGCCTGGATCAGGGTGGAGCAGATGTTGAAATGGTTGAAACGTGGGAGAAGTGGTAG
- the LOC125052687 gene encoding uncharacterized protein LOC125052687 isoform X1: MADEKYIIVTGFPGRITGSAIVRKLSWIVRGHFEIVAMQPAPKGLKKCFIKLSPRLNLQNVIKKINDASFGHYKLLVTPCNEPIPEQKRKKPRVLPDLLRKKMQIPIELSPKEVIINVHNEMVRELEYKYTGLFNLSKKTDHKLMENLCIVIAERLKKVASSFKRMDSPFHLSLAYRKAYPHFGDFQLLLATLHGIEDAEALPRSQINEKELMSTVNQQFLIGNVPIEKAQETCRKYSARIVKKVVEHINKLKTEVEDPENPEVGVAKAKVRQQLKRLEQFLPDIVNEVVNKHFLPKLPMYQKVRIYGEPYMPNRAITEPLFKSFFIKRFARSEKMFNMLSCVVPRQNYNKLLAKDNISLADCKLVIRGEDIEKYSIPEEIKQDLAQSLDQGGADVEMVETWEKW, from the exons atggCTGATGAAAAGTATATCATAGTAACGGGCTTTCCCGGACGG ATTACAGGGTCAGCAATAGTCAGAAAGCTCTCGTGGATAGTTAGAGGACATTTTGAGATTGTTGCAATGCAACCAGCTCCAAAGGGCCtcaagaaatgttttattaagttGTCCCCGCGGCTGAACCTACAGAatgttattaagaaaattaacgATGCCAGTTTTGGTCATTACAAATTGTTGGTGACTCCTTGCAATGAGCCTATACCA GAACAGAAAAGAAAGAAACCTAGGGTTTTGCCAGACCTTCTACGTAAGAAAATGCAGATTCCAATTGAACTATCACCAAAAGAG GTTATTATTAATGTTCACAATGAGATGGTGCGGGAGTTAGAATATAAGTATACTGGACTGTTTAATTTGAGCAAGAAGACCGATCATAAACTCATGGAAAATTTATGCATT GTAATAGCGGAgagattaaaaaaagtagcgTCGTCTTTTAAAAGGATGGATTCTCCGTTTCATTTGAGTTTAGCGTACAGAAAGGCGTATCCGCACTTCGGGGACTTCCAATTACTGTTGGCGACGTTACACGGGATCGAAGATGCGGAAGCGTTGCCGCGATCGCAAATTAACGAGAAAGAACTCATGTCTACAGTGAATCAGCAATTTC TGATCGGCAACGTTCCGATAGAAAAGGCTCAAGAAACTTGCAGAAAGTATTCCGCTCGTATTGTAAAGAAG GTAGTCgagcatataaataaattgaagacTGAAGTTGAAGATCCGGAAAATCCCGAAGTGGGAGTGGCTAAAGCAAAAGTTAGGCAACAGCTGAAGAGGCTTGAACAATTTCTGCCCGAt atagtCAATGAAGTTGTAAACAAACACTTTTTACCTAAATTACCTATGTATCAAAAGGTCCGG ATTTACGGCGAGCCATACATGCCAAATCGTGCTATTACCGAACCATTATTTAAGAGTTTCTTTATCAAGAGATTCGCAAGATCTgagaaaatgtttaatatgcTTTCGTGTGTAGTGCCGAGACAAAACTATAACAAATTGTTAGCTAAGGATAACATTTCTTTGG CTGATTGTAAACTGGTGATACGCGGAGAAGATATTGAGAAGTACTCAATTCCAGAGGAAATAAAACAAGATCTAGCTCAAAGCCTGGATCAGGGTGGAGCAGATGTTGAAATGGTTGAAACGTGGGAGAAGTGGTAG
- the LOC125052687 gene encoding uncharacterized protein LOC125052687 isoform X3, with protein MADEKYIIVTGFPGRITGSAIVRKLSWIVRGHFEIVAMQPAPKGLKKCFIKLSPRLNLQNVIKKINDASFGHYKLLVTPCNEPIPEQKRKKPRVLPDLLRKKMQIPIELSPKEVIINVHNEMVRELEYKYTGLFNLSKKTDHKLMENLCIVIAERLKKVASSFKRMDSPFHLSLAYRKAYPHFGDFQLLLATLHGIEDAEALPRSQINEKELMSTVNQQFLIGNVPIEKAQETCRKYSARIVKKVVEHINKLKTEVEDPENPEVGVAKAKVRQQLKRLEQFLPDIVNEVVNKHFLPKLPMYQKVRVRSFLDIKTIHRVIFVCQSTHSVSLNRDW; from the exons atggCTGATGAAAAGTATATCATAGTAACGGGCTTTCCCGGACGG ATTACAGGGTCAGCAATAGTCAGAAAGCTCTCGTGGATAGTTAGAGGACATTTTGAGATTGTTGCAATGCAACCAGCTCCAAAGGGCCtcaagaaatgttttattaagttGTCCCCGCGGCTGAACCTACAGAatgttattaagaaaattaacgATGCCAGTTTTGGTCATTACAAATTGTTGGTGACTCCTTGCAATGAGCCTATACCA GAACAGAAAAGAAAGAAACCTAGGGTTTTGCCAGACCTTCTACGTAAGAAAATGCAGATTCCAATTGAACTATCACCAAAAGAG GTTATTATTAATGTTCACAATGAGATGGTGCGGGAGTTAGAATATAAGTATACTGGACTGTTTAATTTGAGCAAGAAGACCGATCATAAACTCATGGAAAATTTATGCATT GTAATAGCGGAgagattaaaaaaagtagcgTCGTCTTTTAAAAGGATGGATTCTCCGTTTCATTTGAGTTTAGCGTACAGAAAGGCGTATCCGCACTTCGGGGACTTCCAATTACTGTTGGCGACGTTACACGGGATCGAAGATGCGGAAGCGTTGCCGCGATCGCAAATTAACGAGAAAGAACTCATGTCTACAGTGAATCAGCAATTTC TGATCGGCAACGTTCCGATAGAAAAGGCTCAAGAAACTTGCAGAAAGTATTCCGCTCGTATTGTAAAGAAG GTAGTCgagcatataaataaattgaagacTGAAGTTGAAGATCCGGAAAATCCCGAAGTGGGAGTGGCTAAAGCAAAAGTTAGGCAACAGCTGAAGAGGCTTGAACAATTTCTGCCCGAt atagtCAATGAAGTTGTAAACAAACACTTTTTACCTAAATTACCTATGTATCAAAAGGTCCGGGTAAGATCATTTTTGGATATTAAAACCATTCATCGAGTAATTTTTGTGTGTCAATCCACACACA GCGTTTCGTTGAATCGTGATTGGTAA
- the LOC125052688 gene encoding uncharacterized protein LOC125052688 isoform X1: protein MSNNCVVVSGLPKNVKRQKMVHFLRSYVFKKPPLQFWIESMSSGSNNSKDMLIRFETEAAADFAARTLQDYPYQHTDQDIYKLKCWIKNNPDNTSDPQEFAEDVKIERDVMPVEFQRPYSPVRERDRSPHLREELTKLELEIELTNKKRMLLEAERNLLLEQKRLEMLQKSGTPDLPVEDSTQSSTSSALLTVPPKKRERKRPQDQTPHSREPSKNLYWPSKILMKDMLHCVRRNVNPDQIPLFNALLRNVVRKRLTDILGDEPNQNTKKCISMYRMLYPRDVDEDFVITLKNLMLQGQLPPELQGPCLQSGTSNVNITNTSNNIDPADLPISELSKDLDDWTEDTTASDT, encoded by the exons ATGTCCAATAATTGTGTAGTAGTAAGCGGTCTCCCAAAAAAT GTAAAGAGGCAGAAAATGGTCCATTTTTTGAGAAGTTACGTTTTCAAAAAGCCGCCATTACAATTCTGGATCGAGTCGATGAGTTCAGGATCTAATAACTCAAAAGACATGTTAATTCGCTTTGAAACAGAAGCGGCTGCAGATTTTGCTGCAAGAACTCTACAGGATTATCCTTATCAGCACACAGATCAAGATATATACAAGTTAAAATGCTGGATAAAGAATAATCCAGATAATACTAGCGATCCACAAGAATTTGCTGAAGATGTGAAAATTGAGAGGGACGTAATGCCAGTTGAATTTCAGAGACCTTACTCTCCAGTAAGAGAAAGGGATAGGAGCCCTCACTTGCGCGAGGAACTAACAAAACTTGAG ttggaGATTGAACTGACAAACAAGAAGCGTATGCTTCTGGAGGCAGAAAGGAACCTATTACTGGAACAAAAGCGGCTAGAAATGCTACAA AAGTCAGGAACACCTGATTTACCCGTGGAGGATTCAACACAATCCTCCACTAGCAGTGCACTTCTCACTGTACCTCCAAAAAAACGAGAGCGGAAGCGGCCACAAGACCAAACTCCTCACTCAAGAGAGCCATCAAAAAACCTATACTGGCCTTCCAAAATTCTAATGAAGGATATGCTTCACTGTGTTAGAAGGAATGTAAATCCGGACCAAATACCTTTATTCAATGCTTTATTGCGAAATGTGGTCAGAAAACGCTTAACTGATATCTTAGGTGATGAACCTAATCAGAATACTAAGAAATGCATATCCATGTACCGAATGTTATATCCGAGAGATGTAGACGAAGATTTTGTTATAACCCTGAAAAATTTGATGTTGCAAGGCCAGTTGCCTCCAGAACTTCAGGGTCCTTGTCTCCAATcag GCACTTCTAATGTTAACATAACAAACACAAGTAACAACATAGATCCAGCCGACTTACCAATTTCAGAACTAAGCAAAGACCTTGATGATTGGACTGAGGATACTACTGCAAGTGATACTTAG
- the LOC125052688 gene encoding uncharacterized protein LOC125052688 isoform X2 gives MSNNCVVVSGLPKNLEIELTNKKRMLLEAERNLLLEQKRLEMLQKSGTPDLPVEDSTQSSTSSALLTVPPKKRERKRPQDQTPHSREPSKNLYWPSKILMKDMLHCVRRNVNPDQIPLFNALLRNVVRKRLTDILGDEPNQNTKKCISMYRMLYPRDVDEDFVITLKNLMLQGQLPPELQGPCLQSGTSNVNITNTSNNIDPADLPISELSKDLDDWTEDTTASDT, from the exons ATGTCCAATAATTGTGTAGTAGTAAGCGGTCTCCCAAAAAAT ttggaGATTGAACTGACAAACAAGAAGCGTATGCTTCTGGAGGCAGAAAGGAACCTATTACTGGAACAAAAGCGGCTAGAAATGCTACAA AAGTCAGGAACACCTGATTTACCCGTGGAGGATTCAACACAATCCTCCACTAGCAGTGCACTTCTCACTGTACCTCCAAAAAAACGAGAGCGGAAGCGGCCACAAGACCAAACTCCTCACTCAAGAGAGCCATCAAAAAACCTATACTGGCCTTCCAAAATTCTAATGAAGGATATGCTTCACTGTGTTAGAAGGAATGTAAATCCGGACCAAATACCTTTATTCAATGCTTTATTGCGAAATGTGGTCAGAAAACGCTTAACTGATATCTTAGGTGATGAACCTAATCAGAATACTAAGAAATGCATATCCATGTACCGAATGTTATATCCGAGAGATGTAGACGAAGATTTTGTTATAACCCTGAAAAATTTGATGTTGCAAGGCCAGTTGCCTCCAGAACTTCAGGGTCCTTGTCTCCAATcag GCACTTCTAATGTTAACATAACAAACACAAGTAACAACATAGATCCAGCCGACTTACCAATTTCAGAACTAAGCAAAGACCTTGATGATTGGACTGAGGATACTACTGCAAGTGATACTTAG
- the LOC125052688 gene encoding uncharacterized protein LOC125052688 isoform X3 codes for MSNNCVVVSGLPKNVKRQKMVHFLRSYVFKKPPLQFWIESMSSGSNNSKDMLIRFETEAAADFAARTLQDYPYQHTDQDIYKLKCWIKNNPDNTSDPQEFAEDVKIERDVMPVEFQRPYSPVRERDRSPHLREELTKLELEIELTNKKRMLLEAERNLLLEQKRLEMLQALLMLT; via the exons ATGTCCAATAATTGTGTAGTAGTAAGCGGTCTCCCAAAAAAT GTAAAGAGGCAGAAAATGGTCCATTTTTTGAGAAGTTACGTTTTCAAAAAGCCGCCATTACAATTCTGGATCGAGTCGATGAGTTCAGGATCTAATAACTCAAAAGACATGTTAATTCGCTTTGAAACAGAAGCGGCTGCAGATTTTGCTGCAAGAACTCTACAGGATTATCCTTATCAGCACACAGATCAAGATATATACAAGTTAAAATGCTGGATAAAGAATAATCCAGATAATACTAGCGATCCACAAGAATTTGCTGAAGATGTGAAAATTGAGAGGGACGTAATGCCAGTTGAATTTCAGAGACCTTACTCTCCAGTAAGAGAAAGGGATAGGAGCCCTCACTTGCGCGAGGAACTAACAAAACTTGAG ttggaGATTGAACTGACAAACAAGAAGCGTATGCTTCTGGAGGCAGAAAGGAACCTATTACTGGAACAAAAGCGGCTAGAAATGCTACAA GCACTTCTAATGTTAACATAA